A single region of the Salvia splendens isolate huo1 chromosome 18, SspV2, whole genome shotgun sequence genome encodes:
- the LOC121776796 gene encoding uncharacterized protein LOC121776796 gives MESAGGDSAGDSARDITGDKDSRIVGVDTKNLIAQMLLQLSHEGFKRKYRVQLDSNMVRALSFLERPTIRKMVVKLDLSKSAVGRKVKAGELRPHTNDVKPLLTAANKYYLLPDEEEPYRSCKSKRFITKVMFMSDVCRPYFGEDGDVIFDGKIDIFPFTTKVSAQRKSKNRPKGTLETKPIPSVNKAVMRDCLIQKIIPTIKAKWSDNISNDIFIQQDNTRPHIMHNDAEFQSVANTDGFKFHIICQPANSPDCNVLDLGFFIAIQSIQDGKLARGVDDLLGNVQSSFEELSAQTLNKVFLTLQACLTEILKVEGGNGYKTPHINKDRLPRLGIYFHTHWRLKNMLSRLQWHTSNRQKMMLAHHMTSQVSVEL, from the exons ATGGAGTCTGCTGGTGGAGACAGTGCCGGAGACAGTGCCAGAGATATCACCGGCGACAAAGACTCACGCATCGTAGGAGTGGACACCAAAAATTTGATAGCTCAAATGCTGCTACAATTGAGCCATGAAG GCTTCAAGCGCAAATATCGAGTTCAGCTTGATTCAAACATGGTAAGAGCTCTTTCATTCCTCGAAAGACCTACCATCCGCAAGATGGTTGTCAAGCTGGATTTAAGTAAGAGTGCAGTGGGCAGGAAGGTGAAAGCAGGGGAACTGAGGCCACACACAAATGATGTGAAGCCCCTACTTACTGCTGCAAACAA ATACTACCTGCTGCCAGATGAGGAAGAACCATATAGGTCATGTAAGTCAAAGCGGTTTATCACAAAGGTGATGTTTATGAGTGATGTGTGCAGACCGTACTTTGGAGAAGATGGAGATGTCATATTTGATGGAAAAATAGACATCTttccattcacaacaaaagtGTCAGCACAGAGAAAATCCAAGAACAGACCAAAAGGCACCTTGGAGACAAAGCCAATTCCATCAGTGAACAAGGCAGTCATGAGAGATTGTCTTATTCAAAAA ATCATACCAACAATCAAGGCTAAATGGTCAGATAACATAAGCAACGACATATTCATACAACAAGACAATACAAGACCCCACATCATGCATAATGATGCAGAATTTCAGTCAGTTGCAAATACAGATGGGTTCAAATTCCATATCATTTGCCAACCAGCTAATTCCCCAGATTGCAATGTGTTGGATTTAGGTTTTTTCATAGCAATCCAGTCTATACAAGATGGCAAACTGGCTAGGGGAGTGGATGACTTGTTGGGTAATGTGCAAAGCTCTTTTGAAGAACTTAGTGCGCAAACACTCAACAaagtttttctaactcttcaaGCTTGCTTAACAGAGATTTTGAAAGTGGAAGGGGGAAATGGCTACAAAACTCCACATATAAACAAAGACAGGTTGCCAAGGCTGGGGATATACTTCCACACACATTGGAGGTTGAAGAACATGTTGTCAAGGCTGCAGTGGCATACCTCCAACAGACAAAAAATGATGCTGGCACATCATATGACATCTCAGGTTTCTGTAGAGCTGTAG
- the LOC121776440 gene encoding outer envelope pore protein 16-2, chloroplastic — MSGSNLETRSLIDELRSFDSGGFFDLGHPLLNRMAESFVRAAGIGAIQAVAREAYFTAVESGGGDASGSIPPETGKHHRFPNLRGAGGNSVEALVISTGKESVQWGLAAGAYSGLTYGLKEARGVHDWKNSALAGAITGAALAMTCEYHSHEQVVQYAITGAAISAAANILTGIF; from the exons ATGTCGGGAAGCAATTTGGAGACGAGATCATTGATTGATGAGCTGAGAAGCTTCGACAGTGGCGGATTCTTCGATCTCGGCCACCCTCTCCTCAACCGCATGGCTGAAAGCTTCGTCAGAGCCGCTGGG ATCGGAGCGATTCAAGCAGTAGCGCGGGAAGCATATTTTACAGCAGTCGAAA GTGGCGGTGGAGATGCGAGCGGGAGCATCCCTCCAGAGACGGGGAAGCATCACAGGTTCCCAAATCTTAGAG GTGCGGGCGGAAACTCTGTGGAAGCATTG GTTATAAGTACTGGAAAGGAATCGGTACAATGGG GTTTAGCAGCAGGAGCCTACTCAGGTCTTACTTATGGGTTGAAAGAGGCTCGGGGAGTTCATGATTGG AAAAACAGTGCCCTTGCCGGAGCAATCACCGGTGCAGCTTTGGCCATGACATGCGAGTATCACTCCCACGAGCAGGTAGTGCAGTATGCTATAACCGGAGCTGCCATATCGGCCGCAGCTAATATTCTCACCGGCATATTCTAG
- the LOC121776548 gene encoding acetate--CoA ligase CCL3-like → MGDLQRDIDDLPKNPANFSPLTPLGFLERAALLHPTRNSLIHTSLTFTWAQTYHRCRRLASALLGLSVTFGSTVAVVAPNIPAMFEAHFGVPMSGAVLNTINIRLNAQAIAFLLGHSHSDIIMVDQEFFSLVEEALKIVAYKSKDKFKPPTLIVIADANCDRESLEHALQRGAIEYETFLDAGDPDFAWRPPQDEWQSIALSYTSGTTSNPKGVVLHHRGAYLMALSNTIVWGIGEEAVYLWTLPMFHCNGWCFPWTLAAVCTTSVCIREVTAKEVYTAIANLGVTHFCAAPVVLNSIVHASKEDSVLPLPRVVKVMTAGAAPPPSVLSAMQQRGFRVTHTYGLSETYGPSTICVWKPEWDSLPPEAQARLNARQGVRYVGLEALDVINTQTMQPVPADGTTVGEVVFRGNVVMKGYLRNPKANEEAFANGWYHSGDLAVKHPDNYIEIKDRSKDIIISGGENISSVEVENVLYQHEAILEVSVVARADEQWGESPCAFVALKLSIDASDQGRLAEDIMQFSRSKMPAYWVPKSVVFGALPKTATGKIQKNVLRAKAKELGAVKKSRL, encoded by the exons ATGGGTGATCTACAGAGAGACATCGATGATCTGCCCAAGAATCCAGCTAATTTCTCGCCCCTCACGCCCCTCGGCTTCCTGGAGCGAGCCGCGCTCCTTCACCCCACCCGTAATTCTCTCATTCACACCTCCCTCACCTTCACATGGGCTCAAACATaccaccgctgccgccgcctcGCCTCCGCCCTCCTCGGCCTCTCCGTCACTTTCGGTAGCACG GTTGCCGTGGTTGCTCCAAATATTCCGGCCATGTTCGAGGCTCATTTTGGAGTTCCTATGTCCGGAGCAGTGCTAAATACTATAAATATCCGTCTAAACGCACAGGCTATTGCGTTTCTCTTGGGACATTCACACTCTGATATAATAATGGTAGATCAAGAATTCTTTTCTTTGGTTGAGGAAGCTTTGAAAATTGTGGCCTATAAAAGCAAGGACAAATTCAAGCCCCCAACTTTGATTGTCATTGCTGATGCAAACTGTGACAGAGAATCTCTCGAACACGCGCTGCAAAGAGGTGCTATTGAATACGAAACGTTTTTAGACGCTGGCGACCCTGATTTTGCTTGGAGACCGCCTCAAGATGAGTGGCAGAGCATTGCTCTTAGTTATACCTCTGGCACGACATCCAATCCTAAGGGAGTCGTGTTGCACCATCGTGGGGCGTATCTCATGGCCTTAAGTAACACTATTGTTTGGGGCATTGGTGAGGAAGCTGTCTACCTATGGACTCTGCCTATGTTCCATTGCAATGGTTGGTGTTTCCCTTGGACCCTCGCTGCTGTCTGCACCACCAGCGTTTGCATCCGAGAGGTCACAGCAAAGGAAGTATACACTGCTATAGCTAATCTTGGTGTCACTCATTTTTGTGCTGCTCCTGTTGTTCTTAATAGTATTGTTCACGCCTCGAAAGAGGACTCGGTTCTTCCCCTGCCTCGTGTTGTCAAAGTGATGACGGCCGGTGCAGCTCCGCCCCCTTCTGTTCTATCCGCAATGCAGCAAAGAGGCTTTAGAGTCACACACACTTATGGCCTCTCGGAGACCTATGGCCCCTCCACTATATGTGTGTGGAAGCCCGAGTGGGACTCTCTGCCTCCCGAAGCTCAAGCTCGTTTGAACGCGAGGCAAGGGGTCCGATACGTAGGCCTTGAGGCCTTGGACGTGATCAACACGCAAACGATGCAGCCGGTCCCTGCTGATGGGACGACGGTAGGAGAAGTCGTTTTCAGGGGGAATGTGGTGATGAAGGGATATCTGAGGAATCCGAAGGCGAACGAGGAGGCCTTTGCGAACGGGTGGTATCATTCGGGTGATCTCGCTGTGAAGCATCCGGATAACTACATCGAAATCAAGGACAGGTCGAAGGATATAATCATATCTGGAGGTGAAAACATTAGCTCTGTTGAGGTGGAGAATGTCCTGTACCAGCACGAAGCGATTCTTGAAGTCTCAGTGGTGGCCCGGGCAGACGAGCAGTGGGGGGAGTCCCCGTGCGCGTTTGTGGCGTTGAAGCTGAGCATCGACGCTTCCGATCAGGGGAGACTGGCGGAGGATATAATGCAGTTCAGCCGGTCGAAGATGCCGGCATACTGGGTCCCGAAATCGGTGGTGTTCGGGGCACTGCCGAAGACTGCAACAGGGAAGATACAGAAAAATGTGCTCAGAGCTAAGGCCAAGGAGTTGGGAGCTGTGAAAAAGAGCAGGTTATGA
- the LOC121777012 gene encoding uncharacterized protein LOC121777012, which translates to MAFIRKSILLVCAAICLFACSPWRAYSGDLGATEVIADEFVAEEGAEEGEGEDQDPIFINALECFNDRNIYSICDEEYRLSEKGEVKVPRECADQYCQGPCREETNLVLECIQQIFHHFRFYNKATLNDVRETINAACSYGPKRGDFDVAEHVRVDEDSSSKLMSSYIVIYAALLMILGWRVLF; encoded by the exons ATGGCATTCATTAGGAAATCGATTCTCCTCGTTTGTGCTGCAATTTGTCTCTTCGCTTGTAGCCCAT GGCGAGCATACAGTGGTGATCTTGGTGCCACAGAAGTCATAGCAGACGAGTTTGTGGCAGAAGAAGGAGCTGAAGAAGGTGAAGGAGAAGACCAAGATCCCATTTTCATCAATGCCCTTGAATGTTTTAATGACAGAAAT ATCTATAGTATTTGCGACGAAGAATATAGATTGAGTGAGAAAGGAGAGGTTAAGGTGCCACGCGAATGCGCCGACCAATACTGCCAAGGGCCTTGTCGCGAGGAGACTAACCTCGTACTCGAATGCATTCAACAAATCTTCCATCATTTCCGATTTTACAACAAGGCTACGCTTAATGATGTTCGAGAAACGATCAACGCCGCTTGCAGTTATGGCCCCAAACGAG GTGATTTCGATGTGGCTGAGCACGTAAGAGTTGATGAAGATTCTTCAAGCAAGTTAATGTCAAGCTATATCGTCATCTACGCTGCGTTGTTGATGATATTGGGATGGcgtgtattattttaa